Proteins from one Nyctibius grandis isolate bNycGra1 chromosome 2, bNycGra1.pri, whole genome shotgun sequence genomic window:
- the CHAMP1 gene encoding chromosome alignment-maintaining phosphoprotein 1 yields MDMLQILRKTTERLECDHCSFRGTDYENIQIHMGTIHPEYCDEMDAAGLGKLIFYQKSAKLFHCHKCFFTSKMYCNVYYHITAQHAAPEKWNEERKEQVEGDSDSSKKSVTLEPQKSAVSPESRKPALSPELPKSEPVVSPKLQKSSVSPEPQKSVQATSSEPEKSAQATSPDPEKSAQAASPDPEKLASAVSPDSEKPSPALSPDPQKPSPAVSPDPQKQSPAVSPDPQKQSPAVSPDPQNPAPAVSPEPRRHSPAVSPEPRRHSPAVSPEPRRHSPAVSPEPRRYSPAVSPEPKKPTPAVSPEPRRYAPAGSPEPRRHPSQMRRPASAASPESRRPPPAVSPESWRPGPTVSPEPWRSTPHEVQKSSAVSPWAPKPAVSVSVESRRSAPESRRTGPVVSPEPRRLVSDSWKSTSFSESQKSTLVSSEPWKPISSVYPEGWKPVLSPDTWKHSPSPPVSPELRKSSHTVSSDSWKSSFFPEVRKPGASVSPESWKLSESRKSMFFSETQKSTSAASSEVQKRAHFPEPRKRALFPESRKSNPTVSTDVQKRGVFSEPQNQVSTSAVPTEGQKHTLCSEAQKSALVSSEVQKHTLFSEAQKLAPSSSEVQEPTSFPESQKSASPEMQKHGLFTESQKPTSSVSPETPKQALFTDSQKSAVSPDVQKHAVFSEMQKPAAALSSDVQRRAETTVSSEIQKNILFSEPHKSASGFSSESQTPSESGESDFLSHSLDDQKPLDDLFSQDEQSILAKESPEDMLYSCPKKKPRKENQENSDSELNSSECGKTEMDSMEIKEQESNSDQEQYDMESSDYGKESKIDATAPMQPQCVLQFTEEKEAFISEEEIAKYMKRGKGKYYCKICCCRAMKKGAVLHHLVNKHNVQSPYKCKICGKAFLLESLLKNHVAAHGQSLLKCPRCNFESNFPRGFKKHLTHCQSRHSDDAPKKHLDSLEPLEEQI; encoded by the coding sequence ATGGACATGTTGCAGATACTACGTAAAACCACAGAGCGCTTAGAGTGTGATCACTGCAGCTTCAGAGGAACGGACTATGAAAACATACAAATTCATATGGGTACCATACACCCGGAGTATTGTGATGAAATGGATGCTGCTGGTTTGGGTAAACTTATATTTTATCAAAAAAGCGCAAAACTGTTTCACTGCCACAAATGTTTCTTTACCAGCAAGATGTATTGCAATGTGTATTATCACATCACAGCACAACATGCAGCACCTGAGAAGTGGAATGAGGAGCGGAAGGAACAGGTAGAAGGAGATTCAGATTCCTCCAAAAAAAGTGTCACATTGGAGCCACAGAAATCTGCTGTTTCCCCTGAGTCGCGCAAACCTGCCCTTTCTCCGGAACTCCCCAAATCTGAACCTGTTGTTTCCCCCAAGCTTCAGAAATCTTCAGTGTCCCCAGAGCCCCAGAAGTCGGTTCAGGCGACTTCCTCAGAGCCAGAGAAGTCAGCCCAGGCCACGTCCCCAGATCCAGAAAAGTCAGCCCAGGCCGCATCTCCAGATCCAGAGAAGTTAGCTTCAGCTGTATCCCCAGACTCGGAGAAGCCATCCCCTGCTCTGTCCCCCGACCCACAGAAGCCATCCCCTGCTGTGTCCCCTGACCCACAGAAGCAATCTCCTGCTGTGTCCCCTGACCCACAGAAGCAATCTCCTGCTGTGTCCCCTGATCCACAGaacccagccccagctgtgTCTCCGGAGCCCCGTCGGCATTCCCCGGCTGTGTCTCCGGAGCCCCGTCGGCATTCCCCCGCTGTATCTCCAGAACCCCGTCGTCATTCTCCCGCTGTGTCTCCAGAGCCCCGCAGATACTCCCCAGCTGTGTCGCCAGAGCCAAAGAAACCTACTCCAGCAGTATCCCCTGAACCACGAAGGTATGCCCCAGCTGGGTCTCCTGAACCCCGGAGGCATCCTTCTCAAATGCGTAggcctgcttctgctgcttctcctgaaTCCCGGAGGCCTCCTCCTGCAGTTTCGCCAGAGTCATGGAGACCTGGTCCGACTGTTTCTCCTGAGCCCTGGAGATCTACGCCTCATGAGGTGCAGAAGTCTTCCGCGGTTTCTCCCTGGGCTCCAAAGCCTGCCGTGTCGGTGTCTGTAGAATCACGGAGATCTGCCCCTGAGTCCCGACGGACTGGCCCCGTTGTGTCGCCAGAGCCTAGGAGGCTTGTTTCTGACTCGTGGAAATCTACGTCCTTCTCTGAATCCCAGAAGTCTACTCTTGTTTCTTCTGAGCCATGGAAACCTATCTCATCTGTTTACCCTGAAGGCTGGAAACCTGTTCTATCCCCTGACACGTGGAAGcattctccctctccccctgttTCTCCTGAGCTTCGAAAGTCTAGTCACACCGTTTCTTCTGACTCTTGGaagtcttctttctttcctgaggTCCGTAAGCCTGGTGCTTCGGTATCTCCTGAATCTTGGAAACTCTCCGAGTCACGGAAatctatgtttttttctgaaactcagaaatccacctctgctgcttcctctgaGGTTCAGAAGCGGGCTCATTTCCCTGAACCTCGGAAAAGAGCTCTGTTCCCAGAGTCTCGTAAATCTAATCCTACTGTTTCTACTGATGTCCAGAAACGTGGTGTCTTTTCTGAGCCCCAGAATCAGGTGTCTACTTCTGCTGTTCCCACTGAAGGCCAAAAACATACCTTATGTTCTGAAGCCCAGAAATCAGCTCTTGTTTCTTCTGAAGTCCAGAAGCACACCCTATTTTCTGAAGCCCAGAAACTTGCTCCCAGTTCCTCTGAAGTTCAGGAGCCTACGTCCTTTCCAGAGTCTCAGAAATCTGCTTCTcctgaaatgcagaaacatGGCCTCTTTACTGAGTCCCAGAAACCTacttcttctgtttctcctgaGACCCCCAAACAAGCTCTTTTTACTGACTCCCAGAAATCTGCTGTTTCCCCTGATGTTCAAAAGCATGCTGTATTTTCTGAGATGCAgaaacctgctgctgctttatccTCTGATGTCCAGAGACGTGCTGAAACTACTGTATCTTCTGAAATCCAGAAGAACATACTGTTTTCCGAGCCTCACAAGTCTGCTTCAGGTTTTTCCTCCGAGTCCCAGACACCTAGTGAGTCTGGTGAGAGTGACTTTCTTTCTCACAGTTTAGATGATCAGAAACCACTGGATGATTTATTCTCACAGGATGAACAATCAATATTAGCCAAAGAATCACCAGAGGACATGTTATATTCATGTCCAAAAAAGAAGCCCAGGAAGGAAAACCAGGAGAACTCAGATTCTGAACTAAATAGCAGTGAGTGTGGAAAAACAGAGATGGACTCAATGGAGATAAAGGAGCAAGAATCCAACAGTGACCAAGAGCAATATGATATGGAGTCATCTGATTATGGCAAAGAGAGCAAAATAGATGCAACTGCTCCCATGCAGCCACAGTGCGTGCTGCAGTTTACTGAAGAGAAAGAGGCTTTCATCTCTGAGGAAGAAATAGCAAAATACATGAAGCGTGGCAAGGGAAAGTACTATTGCAAAATTTGTTGCTGTCGTGCAATGAAAAAAGGTGCCGTCTTGCACCATTTAGTTAACAAGCATAATGTTCAAAGCCcatacaaatgtaaaatatgtgGCAAAGCTTTTCTCTTGGAGTCTCTTCTTAAAAACCATGTTGCTGCTCATGGTCAAAGTTTGTTGAAGTGTCCACGTTGTAATTTTGAATCAAATTTTCCCCGAGGCTTTAAGAAACATTTAACCCATTGCCAAAGCCGTCATAGTGATGATGCACCTAAAAAACACTTGGACAGCCTTGAACCACTTGAAGAAcaaatttaa